The DNA sequence AGTCCTTAGCTTGTTATATTGTaatgtatatataaatatgaaCTTGGATAGAGAAACAAGAATTCAGAATTGTGAACATGCATAAACCAGAGAGGAATATCAAAGAGGCATATCAGAGAGTACTTGGCGTGCATTAATACTGATAATAACAAATGGCATAAACCAAGCAAACCAAATGCACCAATTCACAAAATTCAATATTAAAAGCACAAACAGTGACAATCGGCAAGAATTAGTATCCAAATCTAGTAATAATAATCCAATAATTCAAGACTAAGACACCAGTAGCATCAATTCACAAAGCCTTTACGAAATTCAGAAAACAAGGAAGGAGGAAGAAAAATGAGGTAATACCATCAGCAGACatagcaaaaactaacaagtTTTTTGGAGTCTTGTGGTGCAAATGGTATAGCTTTGAAGAAATTGAATTTGTGAGATTGCTCCCTGAATTTGAGAAACAAAAATTTGTTACTATTTATCCAAAGTAAATTACAACATATCAGCATGAAAGCCTTATGCATGGCACATATAATAAATCCTTGTAAGTGATCACCTATATGATATAGGAAGGAAATAGATTAACCCatgagaaagaaataaaagaaagataagagaACTCAGAGAAGTGTGTTTATAAGGAAAAAAATCTTAAACCAAGGATTGAATTTTGGAAGTTAATTTTAACCTTGTAGGTATGGTTTGAAAGATAGTGGCAGGATACAATGGAATCTGCAGTTTGAACAACACACAATTTCAGGGGAAATCATACAAGAGTATGAAAAATTGCCGGGCATATACAGAACGTGAATAAACTAATATTCAGATGTCGAACATAAAATTTGCCCCCCAATAATGTACGATAAGAAATTCTCAGTTGAAGTTCAATTTGGACTAGGAAATATGCAGCTACCTGAATATTTACAATAAGAATAGAAGGAACATCCCCAGGTATGTTGATAGAAGGAATTTGTATAAAGCGCGCAATATGTTCAATTTTTTGCTGAGACAGAAAGATGTCTGCTCCAAGGGGATAGAAAGCAGCATTGGTTGGTGCAAATTCTTTCTTCTTGTCCCTGCCAACCAAGTCCAAGCAACAATGAATTCTAGCactatcaataatgaaaaattttgtttttgtcaTAATATCCTCAACATAAGGGTGATCATGACCCAAAGGTTAAGCATTAATCCCCCCAAAACGGTGTGTATACAAAACAAGTATTTTGTACCAACCTAAAGTAGTTTTTCCCTCTGACTTTGAATGAACTTGGCTCAATTAATGACTAAGAACCAGGGCTTTGTTTCTCTATTGCACAAAATGGAATTGACAAACCTGCTATTGGCTTCAGTTTAGGTGCCTTGGGTGAAACTGAAACAAATGAGACCGAGtgagaaacaagaaaaactacCAAAAAACAAGGGTAGTAAACATATGGAAACTAAAAGCAAATAAACTGGGAAACTAAATTTTCATGTTCATTTATTTTAACTTATTGTCTTAACAGCTAGGGAAATAAAAGTAGCTCAATCATTCACAAGAAACACCATTTTCGCACTCATTCTAACTCTTCTACTGacataaaatagaaaaataaaaaaaattaggaagACCCTTCTCTCCATTTAAACGACAGTTTAGAAAGTGACCTTTTCCTCAAAGTTGGTGTCTCTAGACTTGACAGCCTTCTTTTGTCAACGGCAATGGCATTAGAAGAAAGACAAGGCAAGCAAGTTTTGGCAAAATCCCGTAGTGATCTGAGGTAAGCTTTTTGTCGTCCTCTACAATTTCATCAGCATGGTTCGAAATAGCTTCCCCTGCAGAAACAAAATATAACTCAGCTCTACAACCAACCTTGATTCCAATGcagaattttaaaatcttttagcTGATCTTGATCTTGGTTGCTTATGCACAAAAAATTATAAGTGACCTTTAATTTTTTGCTACTGTTGCTAGGTATCTAATGCTAGAAGGAAGGAGAGTAAGCCACAGTATATTGCATTCTGAGGCAAAGAGCTCTTTTGAACACTTACTTCACATTATATAAGCCCATCCGCACTTCATTCCCTTTCTTAAGCATAACAAATTGTTCCCAACTTTAAAACAAACTCAAATTTTATGtgttattttccttttcaaattTCAGATGGTCTTATGTATTAGGGTTGAAACCAATGCTCTTTCCCTTCCAAATGGTGCATTCCTGCTTCATTTCTACTAAGACTCAGTCAAATAAAGCAAAACACAATGAAAACATACAACCATGAACTCATGTTTGGTGCAGAAACCTAAACTTACACACATGAACATAGAACATGATAGCTCAAATGAACCTATAGTAACCATTACAGAAACCAATTTAAAATAACCAAAACGAAGATACAGACAGCCAGTAGAAAATCATTATTAAGCTGCAGTAATTAATATCCAAATGAGTTAATAAAGTAGAAAAAAATGCTCTTGACTAATAACTCTATATGCGTTCAATTCTTATTTAAAGTGACATACAGCAAGATAATACATCAAACACACTAAAGTCACAACACACTACTCGGCTATTAATAGTGAATTAAGCAAAAGTAATCATGCTCACAAAATCTAATGTTTTAAGATATAAACTGATAAGACACAATAATTATGCAAAGTTGTGAAGTCAGAATAATTACAAGGCCTTGTCCAATTCATGAAACAACAATTTTCTAAATAGTAAGGTATCCAGTAAAAGCTAtcattaacataaaaaaatttctaaataAATAAGAGGAAAATATTACTACATTTGAAGCATTACACAAATATAAAACAGGGCAAATGAAACAAAATGGAGATAATATTTATGCACCTAGGTTCTTGTCAAGGGTCTTGGTGAACTGGTTCAAAGCTGGTGGAGCCTTCAACCTCTGCTTGAGgatcctcttcttcctcttgatTTGTACGGTCTTAGGCCACTTCCTCTACTCCTCTGATCCCGAACTGCTTAGGATGCTTCTCGAATAACCTTCTCCTAAAGAAATGCAtgagaataaaaataatgaataataaaaaaaagaatgaaaacttAGAGTCATAATCATGAATTTGActgcagaaaaacaaaaagaggaGAAACCTACAGCCTTCTTCAAAGCTGGAATTGGCGCTTTTCCACCTCGTCACAATGTACCCATCAGATGTTAGGGCTTCGTCGTCTTGGCCTGAGAGACTTACAACGAAGCAAGAAGCACGAAGCGAGTGGCAGCGCGGAAGGGAGGGTTAGGGGTGTCGTTCTTCACGGAGTGTCATCGCGGCGAGGGCAGGGGTTAGGGCTTTTGAAGAAGGGTTAAAGCGAGGCACAATGAAGAAGGGTTAGGGCGAGGCACAACGGAGATTCGTGGTCGCCATTGGGGTTTTCGAAGGAGGAGTTAGGGCATTGCAGGGCACAAAAAAGGAGTTAGCTAGCTATGGCTTTTTTTCTCTAAGTCTTTGAATCACGAAGAATCGAAGGagcatttttatttaattcgagcttctctaatttttttttggaccttttggccacgcttttgaagcgtgtCAAAAGGTATGTAGGCaacggctacgcttttcaaatgcCACAATAACAAAATCCTGTTGTCACGCTTTAAAAGTGTGCCGGTTTCTCTCTACGGCTACGTTTTTTAAGCGTGGCAACAAAAAACGTGGCCAAATCTCGCATCAATTATCACTCTAATAAAAGCGTGGCTATTGACCCTTTTCGTCACACTTTTAAAGCGTAGCAAAAAAAACGTGGCCAAATTTTTATTCAATCGCCACTTTCATAAAAACGTAGTCATAGACCATTTTTCactacgcttttaaagcgtagcCATAGGCCTTTTTCCTTGTAGTGAATGGAGTAGAGTATTAAttcattttaaatataattcaGCTTTCTCTATACTGTACAAGAATATTGCAAAAGATGAGAAAATATTAATTAGTGCTGTCTAATCATATATACATGTACATGTGAagcattttgaattttcaaattGTTCCCCTGGATAGGTTAGGTATATCTCATAAGCATCATTGATAAGAAATTTTGGCTTCCTCTGTAAAATATCATTCTTGTTTGTGTCGCGGTGACAAAATTGAAACgcaaaaggaaaaacaaaacaagaaattaaaatggaTAAATATTATCCAAACACAACtgattatcttttattttatttaatttgaatgtACAATTTGTAAAGACTCCAATAATAGTTGAACAATAATGGTCTTGTTTGATTGCCTATGCCTTTTCTACATTCGTTGCATTTGAGTGTagtattattatatatactagATGTACAACTTGATCACATCTTATAAAAAAAGGTTAAAAATTGACCACTTCATTgaccaaaaatatttatttttgattttcCTAATTTTTCAATCTTGTTAATTTCGTATGATTTGTCTGTTCTGCTCATCCATTATACTGTTTTCAGTTTTATGGTACAATTCTATGTAGCTATATATGGTGATTGATTGGTGGTGGAGAATAAAACCAAAGAGGAGAACCACGAATGCTAGCTAGGTGAACGAACGAAAAAGAAATCAGAAAGTTGAGGCAAAAATATATTCTTCTTAGGGGGTTGCACAAGAGTGAAAGAAATCGCGATTTGGGGAATATATTCGGGGAACTTCAATATAACTTTTTCTTCCTTCAACCACTTTTCAACtcactatttttattttttcttttccgagtaaaaaagaaaattcaCTACTTTATTTTTGTATGTTGTATTCGTGACAATCTTATTTAAAAGTATTTTGCTAAGTAACTAATGACTTTTTTAAATAACACGAATAATCATCAATCAAACAAAAATACACTACATTTTTACATTATcttcataaattttaatattaaaataattatccgcacatctaataaaataaacatccgATATATCGATTGTTGATATCTCTCTCcgaaataaactaaaaaatatgtGTGAATTATGCGCCAACATCATCAAGAATTCACTATACTGCATAGTATATATACATGCAATGCACACtacggaaaaaaaaaagacaaccTCTTTTTCTACTTTCCGGTTATATTTCAATCTTCAACAGGTGATAAATATGGATGCTCATCAAGGATCAATCAAATCAGAAAGCCAACATCATGAGCAGGAAAAATGTGTGTATGCCCAACATTTCAATTACTGTTCATTTGATAAATAATGGATATATATCAGATTAGAGGTCCCATCAATATCATTTCCAAACCTTTCGTTGATTCACTATCATcacataaaattaatttgtaagTGGAAGGGACGATTACCACATACAGGAATACGAATTAAAGTAGTTTTACATATTTaagcaacatatatatatagcacaacatataattattagttcATCAATATTCTTGGCGTATTAATTAATGGAGGGACACGTTTATAATAACCAAATCCACCTACGGTTTTGTAATGTACGGTAATTGTTTTGGAGTTTAGGTAGCACTGTGCTTTATATGAATAGGAGAAGTATATATAGGATATTAATATACTAtctgtcaatttattattaacaataattaatattaaaaacaCTTTAACTAAAAAACATATGTATAAAGAAATATATTTAAGAGACACATCTACTACAAAGATATTTTGATtagatataattataaaaaaaatatttttattacatACATCTAAAAAGACATTTTCATTAAATATAGGTATAAATAAGAGTTACCAAAAATTGGTAAAATTTTTGTTAGTTAACTAGCGAGATTGATATGAATAATATCGTGGTGGGAGAAATTCTCTGGTAGGAAATTAAATGTTACAATGATCTACTATATCTAACCCAAACACTAAAGAAAAGTAAGCATACAGAATATGAATAGATTGTAAAAGTAGCACTAGCAGTGTATGACCGAATCCTACGGTGTCTCCTCTTAGATACTCACTTATTCACATTTAATTTGGCTAATTATCATGATCATAATTGAATATATATCTCGACTCTTCTAATATAGAAATTCTCCTAAACTGAAATTACAATCACAgttttatatatgtatacatgtcacaaaaaaaaaatgtatacatattacatatataaagaaaatGATTACCAATTATACATTACTGTATATAGTGATTCTTAATTCCTAAACATAATTAAAGCGTGGTTAATTTGACAAAACATGCTAGTAAGTACTAAGAAAAATGATCGAGAGTACTAACTAGAGTAATTGGTGTTTTAGTATTTCTATAGATCGTTAATATAGACTATAATTGAATATTCAAAGATTTATGTGTGCGGTAAAAGTTAGTTATAATATATTCGTATCTAAATATATGTGttatattacaaattttttaataattatattacgtatatacaaaaaattattatcaaattaattaattacgtaaaataatattaaaatacatcacatatatttatatataaataaatacataatttaatttttatatattaattaacataacattttgtgtttttaaaatatattttatagtCTAACATGTATTctatactaaaaatattaagtacatactaaaaattatatatttacgTATATTTATATAActgaattatatatttttaactgAATAATCAgctattataataattaaatctgtcataagaaaattatttaacctgttataatagaataattaaatttttttataaaatactaaatatatatttgtatacCGTAACTAATTAATAGttgattttttatatattgattatatataaaggactatttttagtatatgattattaaatataatatgaAAAGAATAATGCTTGAAATTGGTTTCTAACAAAcctgattttttattttatattttattaaacaaatAAACGGTGTAAACCTAAAAAATGCGTGTAAATATGTTATGACGAAGAAATTATACGGACCGGTGCTGCCAGCGCCACAAACCGAGTTGcttctttttaaaatacaaaGTTCATAGTAAATAATTGAACGCTAAGACTTgttcgtttttttattttaaaagagaaaaagaatgtTTCTGTTCCTTTTAACATCTTAGTTTCGTTTGTTGGAGCGAACTTAGTTCGATGTTGTTGAACTAGATTCAGCGATCGAGCACCTTAGATGTATCAgcacatttaagcacaaaaaagACGCTACTGTAAAAGTAATCCTCTGAAAGACTGAAGCATAATATATTATTGGCTATTAGGCATAAATGATCAATCATGATTTTGAACTAAGGAAGGCTGTGGAAGATTCCTTCAGCTTTTGTATTAgatgtttttatttattttccttgctAATAATTCAAAATCAGGGGATGGTCAAATCTTTTGGAAATGAGGAGCTCGCATATTTAGTTTCTTAATATTTTGTGAGTAACAGTGAAAGTATAGATCAATTATTTATTGTTAGGATCCCGCTAGGAAGACAATAGattatttgtacaatgtgtacgcTATTGAGTTATGAAATGAACATTCCCTATACTATTTAGAATAACTATCCGAGTAcaaggataataaacatcttttcgaaaaattagtttaatttttgggtTCACCAAGGATCAAACTCTTGACCTTTTGGATCTAGTGttttaataccatgtcatgataccactcattcCAAAAGCTTCagctaataagaaaatataacactaataattatatctctaatactccataaacctctattgtacacattatataaatatttcattggctcCTCGTACTTTCCcttattgttattatatatatttatatttatagatGGATGTATTTTCAATTCGTTTAATTTCTTGAAGCGATTTAATTTGAAAAGTgctaataataaaatataactatGGTTGCTCTGGTTTTGCTTTATGCAATTCAACAACCCTGACTCTAATTTGGTTGCTTGCCCGCCTCTCATTATATTccccaaaataaaatatataataaataattaataataaactaaaGACTTTTTTGTTTTGACTAAATGTCGTCTCCGCATaccatataaattttttatatacattaacaatttaattatcaatatttattttaaataaatagtTGATTTTTAGTATAAAGTAAATTATTATATGTACATAAATGTAAAATGTGTGGCCTAAGATGGGCAGTATTTGAGAATGAGAAGCATATAATTAAGATAGTTTGACCATATATAGATGGAGCCTACCATTGATGAGTAGTAGTGATATTTTCTAGGCAAAATTAAAGCAGAAGGGAAGGGATGAGAGGCAACCACCCTACTTTAATTTATCTTAGAAGAAAAAGGTTAGACAAGTATccctttctattttctttccttccCTCATCACCAGTCACTTGAAACCCTAATAGCCTCACCCTCCTAAGTCCTAACTTGCAAACACAAAAGAGAGTAAGATACATATTTAAGTGCGTGCGTGCGTCGGAGTGTTTCCCCCAAACCCCATACCTATGAAACTCTCAAAGTCTTTCCATTAATGGATTCGGGTAACAGCAGCGGGAGTATGAGTAGCGGTGCTGATGAAGAGAACGAGTCACGCGCCCACTCGCTCTCTTCTTCTTACATGACACCACCTCCTCCCTTCACCACCGCCACTAACAACACGCAGCAGCACCTGTTCCTGCAGGATCCTCTACTATCAAACTACCTTGACATCATGTGGTCCAAACCCAACAACCAATCGGATCTAGCTGCCTCCTTCATCATACCTTCTTCATcacaacaagaacaagctggAGGTGTCGCTGATGTGGCAACTAATCAGCAAAACCAGGGGGTCCCTGCTTCTTCCCCACCCAACAGAGCGGTGAGAACCAACCCCAAGAAACGGTCTAGAGCTTCTAGGCGTGCACCTACAACTGTGCTCACCACAGACACCAGCAATTTCCGAgccatggttcaggaattcacCGGCATCCCAGCTCCTCCTTTCCCAAGAACCAGGTTCGATCtatttgcttcttcttcttcttccgcTCTCCTGGACCCCTCACCGCCACCGCCATCTTATCTTCTTCGCCCTTTCCCACAGAGACTACTTAACAACCACCCTCTTCCCCCACCCTCCATCGTCCACAACTCAACTACTGCCATTAACTTCCAACAGCCCATCTCTTCTTTAGGTACTCTCAGCTTCCAGAACATGCTACAGCAAGCACCACCTCCAAACTAcccttctcatcatcatcatgctgCTTCTGTTGCCGCCCAAGTGGGACTGAGGCAACAAGCGCATCTTAACAACGAGAACAGGTTGCTGAGTAGTAGTAGTAATGATTCATCAAGGGAGGAATGGGCCCAGAGAAGAAGTGATGGTCAAGGAGAAGAAGCTCTCTACACTGACGTTGCAGAAAACACACTACTCACAAATACTGCCGCCAAAGTACAACACTACTCTTCGAATACTAAGGGGACAGATCAGTGTACAACTCAAGGTATGCTAGAATCATtgattcattcttcttctcctcatAATTTAAGACCGATAACACAATATGATGAGGACAACAACAATGACATACAACACAAACAACATTATTAATTGCTTTATGTTTGTTTCTCATTTCGTAAAGTTTGAAGCAACTCAGTCACTGTAGTATCAATCAAAGACAGAATCCAATCTCTTGCTTCGCATTGTCATCTTAACCACAACCAtcacattaattaattaaactagacactcttcttctttttcttttcttttatctGTAGTTGTGTACATTAGTAGAAATATGTATCTTTATTTTTGCTATTTTactcttaattaattatttttattttgcaaGAATGTTGAATCTTTTAATTAATcatcataatatatatacaacTGTGAATGTTGGTTTTGACTTTGACGAGTTTTGAAGTGCAGCTTACGCCTTAATCAAACAACACAAACAAATGCATCCCTTTCTCTATTTCTTTTCTCTGTCCTTATATTATAATACGTCATCCATTCTCATTTGGCTTCTAATAATGCCTCTAAATTAAAGCCCTCTaatttcttctacttcttttaattgttttttataACACcgattaaataataaatatatctaTGAGTCTACATTGTAGGAGTAATTGGCGGCGAGATTTCGGGATTACATAGCCGCCGCAATCTTGTTTTATTGAAATCAAAGTCATCTTTCATGTGTTGTTTTCATTTTCAACTTTCAAAGTTATAATCTTACCACTAAATACTAACAACACTCTACACATGgctatgtatgtatgtatgtgcATGGGTCCATATAATTCTTTTCATCTTTTCtttgaaaacaaaagaagaaaacgAAAGAGAGACAGGTAACAGTTGACGAAAACGTCTCATGCTTGCGCATTCAAGACACAATCCCTGCTCTTTAATCTTTTGCcgatttttctttctttctctcaaTTCTTTTATGCATTTTAGGAATAATACGACATCCGTGATCACTCGTGATTTATACTGCCAAAATACTATGTAGCCAAGTATATATGTATGACGCGTCTTCATTGggttttttagtttttgatttggttaaacttaattatcttatactttgtttccttttttttttcttgatacATTATACTTGTTTCTTTAAGAGGTAAGACTTCCTTCACTTAAATGgtgtatttattttttgaaatttttggtAACCAAAAATATTAATCACAAACAGACACACAAccattaataaatactaaataaaataaattttgactatttttttttttgtgtttctaAGATTACTGTTTGTAAAATGGTGTTACGCGAGTTTAAATTAATACATATTCATTTCAAATTACACTAGTTTAAGAATATAACCGGTGGCAT is a window from the Arachis stenosperma cultivar V10309 chromosome 3, arast.V10309.gnm1.PFL2, whole genome shotgun sequence genome containing:
- the LOC130968102 gene encoding uncharacterized protein LOC130968102 is translated as MDSGNSSGSMSSGADEENESRAHSLSSSYMTPPPPFTTATNNTQQHLFLQDPLLSNYLDIMWSKPNNQSDLAASFIIPSSSQQEQAGGVADVATNQQNQGVPASSPPNRAVRTNPKKRSRASRRAPTTVLTTDTSNFRAMVQEFTGIPAPPFPRTRFDLFASSSSSALLDPSPPPPSYLLRPFPQRLLNNHPLPPPSIVHNSTTAINFQQPISSLGTLSFQNMLQQAPPPNYPSHHHHAASVAAQVGLRQQAHLNNENRLLSSSSNDSSREEWAQRRSDGQGEEALYTDVAENTLLTNTAAKVQHYSSNTKGTDQCTTQGMLESLIHSSSPHNLRPITQYDEDNNNDIQHKQHY